GAGCGTTTGTGCCGTGGCCGACATCTCCTCGGTCTGAGAGGCGTTCTTCTGGGTCACCGCGTCCATCTGGGTTACGGCCTTGTTGACCTGTTCGATCCCTGTGGATTGTTCCTTACCGGCCGCGGCGATCTCTGTGATGATGTCCGTCACCCGCTTCACGCTCGTCACGATCTCACCCAGCGTGGAACCGGACTGGTTCACGAGTTCGGTGCCCGCGTCGACCTTCTTGACCGAGTCCTCGATGAGTGACTTGATCTCCTTCGCCGAGGTCGCACTGCGTTGAGCCAAGTTGCGGACTTCGCTCGCCACCACCGCGAACCCGCGCCCCTGTTCGCCGGCTCGTGCCGCTTCGACCGCCGCGTTCAGCGCGAGCAAGTTCGTCTGGAACGCGATCTCGTCGATCGTCGTAATAATGTCCGCGATCTTCTTGGACGCCCCGTTGATCTCACTCATCGCTTCGACCGCGTTGCCCACCACGCGCCCGCCCTTCTCGGCGATGTCACGCGACGTGCTCGCGAGCTGCCGGGCCTGTTGCGCGCTGTCGGAGTTCTGGCGCACGGTCGCGGTGATCTCTTCGAGCGTGCTGGCCGTCTCTTCGAGGCTGCTCGCTTGTTCTTGGGCGCCGGTCGAAATCTCGTCACTGGCCGCGGACAGTTGGCCCGAGGCGTCCGCCAGTTGCTCGGACACCTCGCGCACGCCCTCGAGCGCGGACCGCATCGAGGTGACCGCTTTATTAAGCGAGGACGCCATCTGCCCCACTTCGTCGGTACCCAGGTCCGGAACCTCCTGAGTGAAGTCCCCGGCCGCCAGCGCGTTGACCGAGACCGTGACCGCCGCGACCTTGCGCTGCAACTCGGTGGCCCGGGCCAGTTCCTCTTCGGCCCGGGCGCGCGTTTCCGCGGCCTCGCGCTCGGCGCGCTCGCGCGTCTCAGCGGCCTCGCGCTCGACGCGCTGGCGGTCCTTTTCGATCTGGGCCTTTTCCGCTTCTTTGGCCGCCACGAGCGACCCGATCGCGGCGTTCAGCGCCACCGCCATGCGCCCGACCTCGTCCTGGGAATCCACCTCGGCCCGCTTGGTCAGATCCCCCTTGGCCACGCCCTCGAGGACCGTTACGGTCTGCCCGAGCGGAACGGTGACCGACGCCGAGATCGCCAGCCCGAGCCCGATGGCCGCGAGGACCGATCCGGCGATGGTCGCGTACAGGGTGAACCGCGCGGAAGCATACGTGCTATTGGCCTGCTTGTCCTCGTTCTTGGCGATCTCCGCCTGGTACGCGAAGACGTCCGCGAGGAGGCCGTTCAACCGGTTGGCCGTTTTCAGCTCGCGGATGGTCGCGTCTTCGGCCTTTTCGAGGTCGCGCCGCCCCACGTGGGCGATGATCTCCTCGTAGTCGCGCTTCCATTCGGTGAGCGCGCTCGCGGTCTCCCGCCAGAGAGCCGCTTCCTTCTCGACCATCGGGGTGGCCGTGTAGACCTTGATGCCCTCGTCGATCATCTTCCACCCGTTGTCCATGTTTTCCCGCGT
This region of Gemmata massiliana genomic DNA includes:
- a CDS encoding methyl-accepting chemotaxis protein, which translates into the protein MPQSLLALLTKVRIGPRLLAGFLLVACGCAFLGYTALSALSELRVFQVNAGTNLVPSAHALDNVRAGALRVQRGERTMIVAVKRNDEGLVRTTRENMDNGWKMIDEGIKVYTATPMVEKEAALWRETASALTEWKRDYEEIIAHVGRRDLEKAEDATIRELKTANRLNGLLADVFAYQAEIAKNEDKQANSTYASARFTLYATIAGSVLAAIGLGLAISASVTVPLGQTVTVLEGVAKGDLTKRAEVDSQDEVGRMAVALNAAIGSLVAAKEAEKAQIEKDRQRVEREAAETRERAEREAAETRARAEEELARATELQRKVAAVTVSVNALAAGDFTQEVPDLGTDEVGQMASSLNKAVTSMRSALEGVREVSEQLADASGQLSAASDEISTGAQEQASSLEETASTLEEITATVRQNSDSAQQARQLASTSRDIAEKGGRVVGNAVEAMSEINGASKKIADIITTIDEIAFQTNLLALNAAVEAARAGEQGRGFAVVASEVRNLAQRSATSAKEIKSLIEDSVKKVDAGTELVNQSGSTLGEIVTSVKRVTDIITEIAAAGKEQSTGIEQVNKAVTQMDAVTQKNASQTEEMSATAQTLTDQAAQLRDLVARFKLGEHGRAVPRPSPRSKAPATKPRPAVAKAMKSGHSNGNGRKHELDQLGGDGGFTEF